From the Thermodesulfobacteriota bacterium genome, the window GGTTTATCGAGATACTCGGCACATACGACCCGCTGGAGAACCCGGCGAAGATAGAGGTCGACGGCGAAAAGGCCAGGGCCTGGCTCAAGAAAGGGGCGCTGGCCACCGACACCGTAAAAACAATATTTAAAAAGGCGGGAGTGAC encodes:
- the rpsP gene encoding 30S ribosomal protein S16, which codes for MAVKIRLARYGKKKKPFYRIVVAEGIRPRDGRFIEILGTYDPLENPAKIEVDGEKARAWLKKGALATDTVKTIFKKAGVTEETKAA